CGACCCGCGCCTTCGCCCCCGTGATCGAGGGCAACGGCGGCGGCGCCGTGCTCAACGTCCTGTCCGCCCTGTCCTGGTTCCACCCGGCCGGCCTCGGCTCCTACGCCGCGTCCAAGGCCGCCGCTTGGGCGCTGAGCGACGCGACCCGCGAGGAGCTGGCACCGCGCGGGATCACCGTCTCGGCGCTGCACGTCGGTTACATGGACACCGACATGGCCGCCGGCGTGCCCGCCGATCAGAAGGTCGCCGCCGCCGACGTCGCAGCCCAGGCCCTTAACGGCATCGAGACCGGCCTGCCCGAGATCCTCGCCGACGAGACCAGCCTGTACGTCAAGCAGAGCCTGTCCGCGGCACCCCAGCCGAACGCGGGCTGACGCTCACCCCTCCACCCCGGCGCGACCGCCTTCCACCCCTCATGCAAGGACATCTCATGCGTTACACGACCTTCGGACACCGGACCGGACTGCGCGTCTCCGAGTACGCGCTCGGCACCGCGAACTTCGGCACCGGCTGGGGCGCCGGCGCCGAGCCGGACGAGGCACGCCGGATCTTCGACCGGTTCGCCGAGGCCGGCGGCACCTTCCTCGACAGCGCGGACGGCTACCAGTTCGGCGAGTCGGAGGAACTGACCGGAAAGCTGATCTCCGCCGACCGCGACCACTTCGTCCTGGCCACGAAGTTCGCCCTCGGCGCCGCTCCGCAGCCGGACATCTCCAGGACCGGCAACAGCCGCAAGAACATGGTCGCCTCGGTCGAGGCCAGCCTGAAGCGCCTGGGCACCGACTACATCGACCTGCTGTGGGTGCACTTCCCCGACGAGCTCACTCCGATGGAGGAGCTCCTGCGCGGACTCGACGACCTGGTGAGCGCCGGCAAGATCCACCACGCCGCGCTGTCCAACTTCCCCGCCTGGCGCGTCTCGCGCGCGGTAACCCTCGCGGACCTGAAGAACTGGGCTCCGATCATCGGCATCCAGCACGAGTACAGCCTCGTCGAACGCACCGCCGACCGCGAACTCCTGCCCATGGCCGAGAGCCTCGGACTCGGCGCCGCCCTGTGGTCCCCGCTCGGCGGCGGACTGCTCACCGGCAAATACCGCAGCTCCGCCGAGGGACGCCTGAGCGACCTGGGCATGGTCATCCACACCGAGAGCACCGGCCAGAAGACCGCCGTCGTCGACACCGTCCTGGCCATCGCCGAGGAGACCGGCGTGACGCCCGCCCAGGTGGCGGTCGCCTGGGTGCGCGAGCGCGCCGCCCGCTCCGTGGCCACGCTCGTCCCGATCATCGGCCCGCGCAGTCTCACCCAGCTCGACAGCTACCTCGGCGCCCTCGACGTCCAGCTGACCGACGAGCAGTACACCCGCCTGACCGAGGTCAGCGCGGTGCCGCTCGGCGCGCCCTACGAGGGGATCGCCGCTTCCCTGGACCGCCTGCAGGGAGGCGCCGCCGACCGGATCACCGCCCCGGTCGTGCCGGTGGCCTGATAGGGGAACACGGCTCAGGACACAGTGCGCCCGCGCCGCAGCGAACAAAATCACACAAACTATCTCGTACTGCGTGAATTCTGGGACGGGAAATGGAGCGGAGACGACGATGAAGGCCTTCCTGGTCGAGAAGTACGGCGAAACCGGGATGCGCGGCGGAGAGGTACCGGACCCGCAGGTGGGTGCCGACGACGTCCTGGTCAAGGTTCACGCGGCCGGTGTCAACCCGCTGGATCTCAGGATCCGCAACGGGGACTTCAAGGCGTTCATGCCCTACCGACTCCCGCTTGTCCTGGGCAACGACCTCGCCGGAGAGGTCCTGCAGGTCGGGTCGTCCGTCACCCGCTTCGCTGTGGGCGACGAGGTTTACGCCCGGCCCGACAAGGACCGCATCGGCACCTTCGCCGAACTCATCGCCGTTCACCAGGACGACCTGGCACCCAAACCGGCCACCCTCACCATGGCCGAGGCCGCCTCCCTTCCTCTGGTCGCCCTGACCGCATGGCAGGCACTGGTGGAGCGGGCACGCGTGCAGCCGGGTCAGAAGGTCCTCATCCACGCGGGAGCGGGCGGCCTCGGCTCCATCGCCGTCCAGCTGGCCAAGGCCCTGGGCACGCACGTGGCAACCACCGCGAGCACCGCCACCATCGACCTGGTCAAGGAACTCGGCGCGGACGTCGCCGTCGACTACCGCACCCAGGACTTCACCGAACTCCTCGACGGCTACGACGTCGTCCTCGACTCCCTCGGCGGCGACAACCTGGCCAGGTCCCTGCGTGTCCTCAAGCCCGGCGGCATCGCCATCAGCATCGCAGGCCCACCCGACCCGGCCTTCGCCCGCGAACTCGGCGCAAATGCGGTTCTCCGCCTGGCGATGACCGCGCTCAGCGCCAAGACCCGCCGCCGTGCCAAGCGCCTCGGCGTGACGTACTCGTTCCTGTTCATGAAGGCGAGCGGCGACCAACTGCGCGAACTCACCACCCTCATCGACACGGGGAAGATCCGTCCCGTCGTCGACCGTGTCTTCCCGTTCGACGAAACCCTCCAGGCCATGGAGTACGTCGAAAAGGGCCGGGCGAAGGCCGGCAAGGTCGTCGTCTCCATGCCATAGGGCGGGCACACCGACCCGGGCACCAGCCGCCTCCCACCACAAGAAGGCGCGTCCTCCGGCAGCGGCCGAAGGGCATCCCGGCCCCGACTGACCCGACGCCACCCGCAGCGGGCGGCGAGAAACACACCAGGAGAAATCATCATGAGCAGCACCGGCACCCCGAACAGGGGCGTTATCACCTCGTACGCACAGGCCCCGGCCCGCACCGTCACCGCCGGCGGCGTCACCTACGCGTATCGCGAGCTGGGGCCCAAGGGCGGCATCCCCGTCGTGTTCTTCGTCCACCTCGCCGCGACCCTGGACAACTGGGACCCGCGCATCGTCGACCCCATCGCGAAGGGCCGTCACGTCATCGCTTTCGATCAGCGCGGTGTCGGGGCCTCCACGGGCCAGGTGCCGGACAGCATCGAGGCCATGGCCGACGACGCCTACACCTTCATCACGGCGCTCGGCTTCGACAAGATCGACATCTTCTCCTTCTCCCTCGGTGGCATGATCGCCCAGGCCCTGGTGGTGAAGCACCCCGAGCTCGTCCGCAAACTCGTCCTCACCGGCACTGGACCCAAGGGCGGCAAGGACATCGACAAGGTCGCCCGCACCACCTACTGGGACATCCTGCGCGCCACCCTGACCCGGTCGGACCCCAAGGAATTCCTGTTCTTCAACCGCAACACCACCGGCAAGCCCGCCGCGCGCGCGTTCGTCAACCGGCTCAAGGAACGCACCACCGACCGCGACGCGAAGATCAAGACCAAGGCGTTCCAGACACAGTTGAAGGCGATCAAGAAGTGGGGACGCTCCACCCCCGACGACCTGTCGACGATCACCCAGCCCACCCTGATCGCCAACGGCGACAACGACCGCATGGTGCCCTCGGTCCTCTCCGAAGACCTGCACCGACGCATCAAGCACAGCGAGCTGACCATCTACCCCGACTCCGGTCACGGCGGCATCTTCCAGTACCACCAGCAGTTCGCCCCCCTCGCGGTCGAGTTCCTCGCCCGTTGACGACCGGCGGGCACGGGACCGTACGTCTGACGACCAGGAAGAAGAGCGCAGCATCATGAGCACATCACCGTCCGCTGCTCAGCTGGGCGTGGAGAAGAAGCACCTCACCTCCTCGATCCTGCTGTGGGTACGCACCGACCAGCCCCGCCAGACCGGCATGGACCACTGGAAGGGCCCGCACTCAGGGATCATCTCCGCCACCCCTGACCTGGAGGAGTACCGGCAGATCCACCTCGCCGAGCACAACCCGGGCCGGTGGCCGGCGACGGACGGGGTGCAGACCGCGATCCCCGGCGACCGGAAGATCGACGGCGTCGCCGAGGTCACCTTCCAATCGGCGCTCGCGCCCCTGAAAGGGCGTAGGCAGACGAAGCTGGCCCACGCCGACGAGATCAACGTGTTCCGCCGCACCCTCCTCTACGCTGGCCCGCCGAACTCCTCCCGCTGGTACGAAGTCGCCGGCCCCGGCGAGACGGTCGGCGCCCGCTCCCTGATCTACCTGCGCCGCAGAGACGGGGTCGGCGCAGGCGAGTTCCGGAAGTTCGTCAACCAACAGCTCGTTCACGCAATTGCCGACACGGCAGCTTTGAAGGAACTGCGCACGCAGACATTCCTGCCCTGGAGCGAAAAGCTCTGGGACACCCCGAACGTCGCCCACGACAACCCCCACGACCAGCGATTCCACGCCTCCCTCGTCCTCGGGTTCAGCGACAGCACAGCACGGGACGCATTCTTCACCGGCAACGCGATCGAGGGCCTGACCAACCAACTGGCACCGCTCGCCTCCGCGATCCATGCATACGACGTCGCCGCCGCCTTGACCTTCGTCAAGAACGGCGAAATCCTCCCGCGCTACCAGGAGTGAACGGCCAGAGCGTGGAGCAGGTCCGACGGGCCTGCTGAGCAATCCATCCATCCGCCCCGGGCCGGCCGCCAGTCAGATACTTACAGTGCCCACCGAGAAGGTCCCAGTGGCGCGCCCTGCTCATGATCACCCGACTCAAGCAGTGCTCATCACCTGCGGAATCCGACGTTCCCGCAGCGCCCGCTGCTCATCGGCAGGCGGATCCTAGAGTCACCGCCCTTCTCGGCGACGGAGGACTCGGCGCGCCGGGCCACGTCCCGGCCGACGGTTTCGACGGCGTGGTGATCATGCATAACGCATCCGACATCGCCCCGGCCTGGCCGCAGCAGCTCGCCGAGGGGGCCCGGTTGGTGGTGCCGCTGGAGATCGGCGGCTACACCCGCTCGCTCACCCTGGTCCGGCGCGGTGACGTGCTGCACTGCGAGCACTGGACCTTCTGCGGGTTCGTGCGGGACCGCGGCGCCGCC
The Streptomyces sp. NBC_00234 DNA segment above includes these coding regions:
- a CDS encoding strictosidine synthase; its protein translation is MSTSPSAAQLGVEKKHLTSSILLWVRTDQPRQTGMDHWKGPHSGIISATPDLEEYRQIHLAEHNPGRWPATDGVQTAIPGDRKIDGVAEVTFQSALAPLKGRRQTKLAHADEINVFRRTLLYAGPPNSSRWYEVAGPGETVGARSLIYLRRRDGVGAGEFRKFVNQQLVHAIADTAALKELRTQTFLPWSEKLWDTPNVAHDNPHDQRFHASLVLGFSDSTARDAFFTGNAIEGLTNQLAPLASAIHAYDVAAALTFVKNGEILPRYQE
- a CDS encoding alpha/beta fold hydrolase, whose product is MSSTGTPNRGVITSYAQAPARTVTAGGVTYAYRELGPKGGIPVVFFVHLAATLDNWDPRIVDPIAKGRHVIAFDQRGVGASTGQVPDSIEAMADDAYTFITALGFDKIDIFSFSLGGMIAQALVVKHPELVRKLVLTGTGPKGGKDIDKVARTTYWDILRATLTRSDPKEFLFFNRNTTGKPAARAFVNRLKERTTDRDAKIKTKAFQTQLKAIKKWGRSTPDDLSTITQPTLIANGDNDRMVPSVLSEDLHRRIKHSELTIYPDSGHGGIFQYHQQFAPLAVEFLAR
- a CDS encoding SDR family oxidoreductase gives rise to the protein MELKNAVAVVTGANRGLGRHLAAQLVERGAKVYAAARRPETVDVPGVIALRLDVTDEASIREAARIASDATLLINNAGISTGATLIGGDLDEVRREMETNFFGPLAATRAFAPVIEGNGGGAVLNVLSALSWFHPAGLGSYAASKAAAWALSDATREELAPRGITVSALHVGYMDTDMAAGVPADQKVAAADVAAQALNGIETGLPEILADETSLYVKQSLSAAPQPNAG
- a CDS encoding NADP-dependent oxidoreductase is translated as MKAFLVEKYGETGMRGGEVPDPQVGADDVLVKVHAAGVNPLDLRIRNGDFKAFMPYRLPLVLGNDLAGEVLQVGSSVTRFAVGDEVYARPDKDRIGTFAELIAVHQDDLAPKPATLTMAEAASLPLVALTAWQALVERARVQPGQKVLIHAGAGGLGSIAVQLAKALGTHVATTASTATIDLVKELGADVAVDYRTQDFTELLDGYDVVLDSLGGDNLARSLRVLKPGGIAISIAGPPDPAFARELGANAVLRLAMTALSAKTRRRAKRLGVTYSFLFMKASGDQLRELTTLIDTGKIRPVVDRVFPFDETLQAMEYVEKGRAKAGKVVVSMP
- a CDS encoding aldo/keto reductase encodes the protein MRYTTFGHRTGLRVSEYALGTANFGTGWGAGAEPDEARRIFDRFAEAGGTFLDSADGYQFGESEELTGKLISADRDHFVLATKFALGAAPQPDISRTGNSRKNMVASVEASLKRLGTDYIDLLWVHFPDELTPMEELLRGLDDLVSAGKIHHAALSNFPAWRVSRAVTLADLKNWAPIIGIQHEYSLVERTADRELLPMAESLGLGAALWSPLGGGLLTGKYRSSAEGRLSDLGMVIHTESTGQKTAVVDTVLAIAEETGVTPAQVAVAWVRERAARSVATLVPIIGPRSLTQLDSYLGALDVQLTDEQYTRLTEVSAVPLGAPYEGIAASLDRLQGGAADRITAPVVPVA